One window from the genome of Acidobacteriota bacterium encodes:
- the hypD gene encoding hydrogenase formation protein HypD, whose amino-acid sequence MPGTDRDQALSELKFRDPVRARALVEALGRRTAELGRAPVSVMHVCGSHEQAIAKFGLRSTFPRGLNVIMGPGCPVCITDTPEVDEGVVLARQGVHIATYGDMVRVPGTSLSLADAQAEGAKIHVIYSAGQAVELARSTSDQVVFFATGFETTAVATAAVVLGGLPPNLSILSAHKYIPPVMEIVAEMPETKVEGFLAAGHAATITGSAVFEPFVARHGLPVVIAGFEPLDILAGLVKLVELIRDRTPQVVNMFPRCVTREGNLRAQEQLWKVFRSTGGRWRGIAHVPNGNLRLRDEFASIDARRRFTIDLASLWDCAPPALAQSCICGNIMAGLSSPTDCKLFGQECTPEKPVGACMVSSEGACKIWHQYGGHPDLGGDA is encoded by the coding sequence GTGCCGGGAACTGATCGCGACCAGGCCCTCTCCGAACTGAAGTTCCGCGATCCGGTGCGCGCGCGCGCCCTGGTCGAGGCACTGGGGCGACGAACCGCGGAACTGGGCCGTGCGCCGGTGTCGGTGATGCACGTCTGCGGCAGCCACGAACAGGCCATCGCGAAATTCGGCCTGCGATCGACATTCCCCCGCGGACTCAACGTCATCATGGGTCCGGGATGCCCCGTCTGCATTACCGACACGCCCGAAGTCGACGAAGGGGTGGTCCTCGCGCGCCAGGGTGTTCACATCGCGACCTACGGCGACATGGTCAGAGTCCCGGGCACGAGTCTGTCGCTCGCGGATGCCCAGGCCGAGGGCGCGAAGATTCACGTCATCTACAGCGCCGGCCAGGCAGTCGAACTCGCGCGGTCGACCAGCGACCAGGTCGTGTTCTTCGCCACCGGGTTCGAAACGACGGCGGTGGCCACGGCCGCGGTTGTCCTCGGCGGGCTTCCGCCGAACCTGTCGATTCTGTCCGCCCACAAGTACATCCCCCCGGTCATGGAGATTGTGGCTGAAATGCCGGAGACCAAAGTTGAGGGGTTTCTGGCGGCGGGCCACGCGGCCACCATCACCGGCTCGGCCGTGTTCGAGCCGTTTGTCGCCCGGCACGGTCTCCCCGTCGTCATCGCCGGGTTCGAGCCCCTCGACATCCTCGCGGGCCTCGTCAAACTGGTGGAACTGATTCGCGATCGCACACCACAGGTCGTCAACATGTTTCCTCGCTGCGTCACTCGCGAGGGCAACCTCCGGGCGCAGGAGCAGCTGTGGAAGGTGTTTCGGTCGACGGGTGGCCGCTGGCGCGGCATCGCCCATGTGCCCAACGGGAATCTCCGTTTGCGCGACGAGTTCGCGTCGATCGATGCGCGGCGTCGATTCACGATCGATCTGGCGTCGCTGTGGGATTGTGCACCGCCCGCACTGGCGCAGTCGTGTATCTGCGGCAACATCATGGCGGGCCTGTCGTCGCCGACCGACTGCAAGCTGTTCGGCCAGGAATGCACACCCGAGAAGCCCGTCGGCGCGTGCATGGTGAGCAGCGAAGGCGCGTGCAAGATCTGGCACCAGTACGGCGGCCATCCTGATCTCGGAGGCGACGCGTGA
- the hypE gene encoding hydrogenase expression/formation protein HypE, with protein MIRRGFVDDKIGLKYGAGGRAMRALIERVCLAGIGPAPVDGIGLAAMDDGAALRIGDRWLVITTDSHVVHPIVFPGGDIGRLAVSGTVNDLAVMGATEPLALTCAIIMEEGFARTDLERIYASIHEACHEAGATIVTGDTKVMGRGEIDGLVLNTAGVALCDRVVPDSGLKPGDLLILTGTVGDHGMAIMAARHKLALEGDLRSDVAPINGLVRAALEAGGLDVVAMKDPTRGGVSSALHEMAEKSGVGIIVEEMKVPVRNQVRAACDLLGIDPLVVANEGKALIGVRASAAEDVLAAIRRHPLGSDAAIVGRCIEQHVGAVILDTGLGRRMLAEPEGELLPRIC; from the coding sequence GTGATACGGCGTGGGTTTGTCGACGACAAGATCGGTCTCAAGTACGGCGCCGGCGGACGGGCCATGCGGGCCTTGATCGAGCGCGTGTGCCTCGCCGGCATCGGGCCCGCTCCCGTTGATGGCATCGGCCTGGCGGCCATGGACGATGGCGCGGCGCTGCGCATCGGCGACAGATGGCTCGTCATCACGACCGACTCGCACGTCGTGCACCCCATCGTATTTCCGGGAGGCGACATCGGCCGGCTGGCGGTCTCGGGCACGGTCAACGACCTCGCCGTGATGGGCGCGACAGAACCGCTGGCGCTCACCTGCGCCATCATCATGGAAGAGGGGTTCGCGCGAACGGATCTCGAACGCATCTACGCCTCGATTCACGAGGCATGCCATGAGGCCGGCGCGACCATCGTGACCGGCGATACCAAGGTGATGGGACGTGGAGAGATTGACGGCCTCGTGCTGAACACGGCCGGTGTGGCCCTCTGCGATCGGGTGGTGCCCGACTCCGGTCTCAAACCCGGCGATTTGCTGATCCTGACCGGCACGGTTGGCGATCACGGCATGGCGATCATGGCCGCGCGCCATAAGCTGGCGTTGGAAGGCGATCTTCGCTCCGATGTCGCGCCCATCAATGGACTGGTCCGTGCCGCACTCGAGGCGGGTGGTCTCGACGTCGTTGCCATGAAAGACCCGACCAGGGGCGGCGTGTCGAGCGCACTCCATGAGATGGCGGAAAAGAGCGGCGTCGGCATCATCGTCGAGGAGATGAAGGTGCCGGTGCGCAACCAGGTCCGGGCCGCATGCGATCTGCTCGGCATCGATCCGCTCGTCGTGGCCAACGAGGGCAAGGCCCTGATTGGCGTGCGCGCGAGCGCTGCCGAAGACGTGCTGGCCGCGATCCGCCGGCACCCGCTTGGTTCCGACGCCGCCATCGTCGGCCGCTGCATCGAACAGCACGTCGGCGCGGTCATTCTCGACACCGGACTTGGCAGGCGCATGCTGGCCGAACCCGAGGGCGAACTGCTGCCGCGCATCTGCTGA
- a CDS encoding enoyl-CoA hydratase-related protein translates to MTHIRVDHHDRVAVISIDRRERFNSLDVGTARDLRKAGLQCARDAQVNVVILRGEGGVFCSGADLKYIRAGGRAEDLGYLSPDSRPADAGYGAVFKQILEYIHSTISEIKRASKPFVAAVDGMAAAGGLGLAMSCDLVVASDRATFEWAYGKTSLTGAESSTFFLPRLVGLRRAMELVLLNPRLDATTALRWGLINRVFPAATFDANVLSLAQEIAQGPAAAYAVSKRLINQAATVDRLDFHLDQELEQLRRIADSPDFAEGLAAFFEKRQPRFGQGPED, encoded by the coding sequence ATGACGCACATCCGGGTGGACCATCACGACCGCGTCGCCGTCATCAGCATCGACCGGCGCGAGCGATTCAACTCGCTCGATGTCGGCACGGCGCGCGACCTTCGCAAGGCGGGTCTGCAGTGTGCGCGCGACGCACAGGTCAACGTCGTCATTCTGCGCGGCGAAGGCGGCGTCTTCTGCAGTGGCGCCGACCTGAAATACATCAGGGCGGGCGGCCGCGCGGAAGATCTCGGATATCTTTCACCCGACTCGCGTCCCGCCGACGCAGGATACGGCGCGGTCTTCAAACAGATTCTCGAGTACATCCACAGCACGATCTCGGAGATCAAGCGGGCCTCGAAACCCTTTGTCGCAGCCGTCGATGGCATGGCGGCGGCCGGTGGTCTGGGGCTCGCGATGTCGTGTGACCTGGTGGTGGCGTCGGACCGCGCGACGTTTGAATGGGCGTATGGCAAGACAAGCCTGACAGGCGCGGAGAGTTCGACCTTCTTTCTGCCGCGGCTCGTCGGACTTCGGCGCGCGATGGAACTGGTGCTGTTGAACCCGCGGCTCGACGCGACGACCGCCCTCCGGTGGGGGCTCATCAACCGGGTGTTCCCCGCCGCCACCTTCGATGCCAACGTGCTTAGCCTCGCGCAGGAGATCGCTCAGGGACCCGCCGCCGCCTACGCGGTCTCGAAGCGCCTGATCAATCAGGCCGCCACCGTGGATCGGCTGGATTTCCACCTGGACCAGGAACTGGAACAACTCCGGCGCATCGCCGATTCCCCCGATTTCGCCGAAGGCCTCGCGGCGTTCTTCGAGAAGCGCCAGCCTCGATTCGGTCAGGGCCCCGAAGACTGA